A genomic window from Eleginops maclovinus isolate JMC-PN-2008 ecotype Puerto Natales chromosome 9, JC_Emac_rtc_rv5, whole genome shotgun sequence includes:
- the sec16b gene encoding LOW QUALITY PROTEIN: protein transport protein Sec16B (The sequence of the model RefSeq protein was modified relative to this genomic sequence to represent the inferred CDS: inserted 1 base in 1 codon): MDHRGHPRNDSGRQSHRSKDREDYYRYSKQDREQSNTPAPLPRERDQHWAQDPRYRAQFSSPPARPEQYPHNTQQYPYSYILPEHQRPQSRYGYDYPPHGHWDYRDHYGCYEQDYYRRQPGPQDAGQWGPQDSWRTGPPHDRTFKQEPSGSAYSEEYRYDPGRDSSQHYLNDYEDNNPSRDNEELSSYYQGTLASSKNSGMSSSSYELSQYINGAEHSKPLPQSVLTAENSEHVPVPQISAPLKFSLPHVVVSFGPAGQLIRVTPGLSTQENFSQLEIHSLEVILGETEEQQDMRNFPGPLSREDLHKVDAIEFAQQRASACLSGGELQDRSSATLLWNLLILLCRQNGQIVGSDIAELLVQGSNSDGSCKVETPTLIDFSEGTDPAEAPALSGDDLLTGNSSSPSSEGCERALQSYTQLLLAGRKKEALESAMSNGLWGHALFLASKMDSRSYSMVLNRFTGQLTASDPLQTLFHLLTGRVPAAALCCGNEKWGDWRPHLAVLLSNETGDPAVQQNAIITMGDTLASKGLTHAAHVCYLTAGVSFGAFPQKAERMVLLGSSHRQSFEHFATNLAIQCTELYEYCQTLGGKGLSIPSFQVYKFLYAARLLDCGLSSQAFHYCEVVGQALLRQRELYSVLTGEVIKLSDRLRHSEGQFNDTGVSGAGQEPDWLKLLRARLHSLQTGRLDCTETHQPAPEGNAMAYTDPDFDDLNSDIQSPEPELLYYRRDPDPDVDQEPLQPHIEXVSEDMKVLSWDGSGAQDWQQANSPMTVTPVSAPPAPPVAASQAFTYHNTDSAEVRPAWPHCALSNQPSAEGAGSSCGAPTMGFQMQEVSFSQQSQQSIPQSLEAYEESSEPPKQNTKAGWFSGWFKSKPKDVPEESSERRSTAQTDSTPSTGFCPPPPPAMAPPGMFPSQPSSLLGSTPFQGKQASSWGRAL, encoded by the exons ATGGATCACAGAGGTCACCCCCGGAATGACTCTGGCCGTCAGTCCCATAGATccaaagacagagaggactACTACAGGTACTCTAAGCAGGACAGGGAGCAGAGCAACACACCAGCTCCCCTCCCCAGAGAGAGGGACCAGCACTGGGCTCAGGACCCCCGCTACAGGGCTCAGTTCAGCAGCCCTCCTGCCAGACCGGAGCAGTATCCTCACAACACCCAGCAGTATCCTTACAGCTATATCCTACCAGAACATCAAAGACCTCAGTCCAG gtaTGGGTATGACTATCCCCCCCACGGCCACTGGGACTACAGAGATCACTATGGTTGCTATGAGCAGGACTACTACAGACGACAGCCTGGACCACAAG ACGCTGGTCAGTGGGGGCCCCAAGACTCCTGGAGAACGGGCCCTCCTCATGACAGAACATTCAAGCAGGAACCCTCAGGGAGCGCCTACAGCGAGGAGTACAG GTATGACCCGGGCAGAGACAGCTCCCAGCATTACCTCAATGACTATGAGGATAACAATCCCTCCAGAGACAACGAAGAGCTTTCCTCTTATTACCAGGGGACGTTAGCGAGCTCCAAGAACTCAGGCATGTCCTCCAGCAGCTATGAGCTGAGTCAGTACATCAACGGAGCGGAGCACAGCAAGCCGCTCCCTCAGTCTGTCCTGACAGCAGAGAACTCAG AGCATGTTCCGGTGCCTCAGATTTCCGCTCCTCTGAAGTTCTCCCTCCCTCATGTGGTGGTCAGCTTTGGGCCGGCGGGCCAGCTGATCCGAGTCACTCCGGGACTCTCCACGCAGGAGAACTTCAGCCAGCTGGAAATCCACAGTCTGGAA GTCATTctgggagagacagaggaacagCAGGACATGAGAAACTTCCCAGGGCCTTTATCCAG GGAGGACCTGCACAAAGTAGATGCTATAGAGTTTGCCCAGCAGAGGGCTTCTGCCTGTCTGAGTGGGGGGGAGCTGCAGGACAGGAGCTCTGCCACCCTCCTGTGGAACCTGCTCATCCTGCTCTGCAGACAGAACGGA CAAATAGTTGGCTCAGACATCGCCGAGCTGCTGGTGCAGGGCTCAAATTCAGACGGAAGCTGCAAGGTTGAGACCCCCACCCTCATCGACTTCAGTGAGGGCACGGATCCAGCTGAAGCTCCGGCTCTCTCAGGAGACGACCTGCTcacaggaaacagcagcagcccaAGCTCTGAGGGCTGTGAGAGGGCTCTGCAGAGctacacacagctgctgctggctgGGAGAAAGAAG GAGGCCCTCGAGTCAGCTATGAGCAATGGCCTGTGGGGACACGCTCTGTTCCTGGCCAGCAAAATGGACAGCAGATCCTACAGCATGGTGCTGAACAG GTTTACAGGCCAGCTGACAGCCAGCGATCCCCTCCAGACCCTCTTCCACCTGCTGACTGGGAGAGTCCCTGCTGCTGCCCTG TGCTGTGGCAATGAGAAATGGGGGGACTGGAGGCCCCACCTGGCTGTCCTGCTGTCCAATGAGACAGGAGATCCTGCTGTCCAGCAGAATGCCATCATCACTATGGGAGACACCCTCG CCTCCAAAGGCCTGACACATGCCGCCCATGTGTGCTACCTGACTGCCGGCGTCTCCTTCGGGGCCTTCCCTCAGAAGGCGGAGAGGATGGTGCTGCTGGGCAGCAGCCACAG gcAGTCCTTTGAACACTTTGCCACTAACCTGGCCATTCAGTGCACTGAACTGTATGAGTACTGCCAGACTCTGGGGGGCAAAGGCCTTTCAATCCCATCCTTTCAG GTGTACAAGTTCCTGTATGCGGCTCGCCTGCTGGACTGCGGGCTCTCCTCTCAGGCCTTTCATTACTGCGAGGTGGTGGGTCAGGCCTTGCTCAGGCAGCGGGAGCTTTACTCTGTGCTGACCGGAGAAGTTATTAAG ctgtCCGACAGGCTGAGACACTCAGAGGGACAGTTCAATGACACAGGGGTCAGTGGGGCAGGCCAGGAACCCGATTGGCTCAAACTGCTCCGTGCTCGCCTCCACAGTTTACAG ACGGGGCGTTTGGACTGCACTGAAACACACCAGCCTGCTCCTGAGGGAAATGCTATGGCCTATACAG ATCCAGACTTTGATGACCTAAACAGTGACATCCAGAGTCCTGAGCCTGAGCTGCTTTACTACAGACGAGATCCAGATCCAGATGTGGATCAGGAACCCCTCCAGCCTCACATTG CAGTCAGTGAGGATATGAAGGTGTTGTCGTGGGACGGCAGCGGAGCTCAGGACTG GCAACAGGCCAATTCTCCGATGACAGTCACCCCAGTTTCTGCTCCCCCAGCTCCCCCAGTGGCTGCAAGCCAAGCCTTCACTTATCATAACACAGATAGTGCAGAAGTCAGACCGGCCTGGCCACATTGTGCTCTGAGTAACCAGCCATCAGCCGAGG GGGCTGGATCATCCTGTGGAGCGCCCACA ATGGGGTTTCAGATGCAGGAAGTCAGCTTCAGCCAGCAGAGTCAGCAGAGCATCCCCCAGAGTTTAGAGGCCTACGAGGAGAGCAGCGAGCCTCCTAAACAG AACACCAAGGCCGGGTGGTTCAGTGGTTGGTTCAAATCCAAACCTAAAGATGTTCCGGAGGAGAGTTCAGAGCGGAGAAGCACAGCTCAGACG GATTCGACCCCGAGTACTGGCTTCTGTCCCCCTCCTCCGCCTGCCATGGCACCTCCTGGCATGTTTCCATCCCAGCCTTCTTCTCTGCTGGGATCAACCCCTTTTCAAGGAAAGCAG GCCAGCAGCTGGGGTAGAGCCCTGTAA
- the gadd45ab gene encoding growth arrest and DNA-damage-inducible, alpha, b: protein MLEASLCPAHGENLRTQKHCVSALDILSHQTARMCNMTFEETGGDNSSDRMETVAIALEEVLSSALPQGCITAGVYEAAKSLNADPDNVVLCLLTTDDEEDVALQIHFTLIQAFCCENDINILRVSNMRRLAEILGGVKPGGEPVDLHCVLVTNPQSSLWKDPALSKVTRFCRESRCLDQWVPVINLPDR, encoded by the exons ATGCTGGAAGCGTCTCTCTGCCCCGCACACGGTGAGAATCTCCGCACACAGAAGCACTGTGTCTCCGCTCTGGATATTTTATCACACCAAACCGCTCGGATGTGCAATATGACTTTTGAAGAAACTGGTGGAGATAATTCTTCAGATAG GATGGAAACGGTGGCTATAGCATTAGAGGAGGTCCTGAGCTCTGCATTGCCTCAGGGTTGCATCACTGCTGGAGTCTATGAGGCTGCAAAGTCACTAAATGC TGATCCAGACAATGTGGTGTTGTGTCTGCTGACCACAGACGACGAGGAGGATGTGGCGCTCCAGATTCACTTCACCTTGATCCAGGCATTCTGCTGTGAGAATGACATTAACATCCTGCGGGTGAGCAACATGAGGCGTCTGGCAGAAATCCTGGGAGGAGTGAAGCCTGGAGGGGAGCCCGTGGACCTGCACTGTGTCCTAGTTACT AATCCCCAGTCGTCCCTGTGGAAGGACCctgcgctgagcaaagtgaccAGATTCTGCAGAGAGAGCCGCTGTTTGGATCAGTGGGTGCCTGTTATTAACCTGCCGGACCGATGA